The Gemmata palustris genome includes a region encoding these proteins:
- a CDS encoding alpha/beta hydrolase produces the protein MSRVWFALAFTLALAPLARGEEPPVVKLWPGKAPGETKDIGAEKFLEQKGPNDVKRLGNVSEPTITIYSPPKDKNTGTAVVVAPGGGYSILAIEHEGSDVCAWLNKLGVTAVLLKYRVPKRDAQAPENLAMVQDAQRAISLVRSRQKELGIDPTRVGMLGFSAGGHLTVCTALTKKRMYEKIDKADEVFSHEPNFAILVYPAYLTDKEGKLKPEFEVKVDSPPMFFAHSSDDPVTSEGSTALYMALTKNKVPAELHLYASGGHGYGMKKTSHPCAAWPDRAGDWLKTRGLLEAPKPSIGTGDKK, from the coding sequence ATGTCGCGTGTCTGGTTCGCACTCGCATTCACGCTTGCCCTCGCACCGCTTGCGCGGGGGGAGGAACCGCCCGTGGTAAAGCTCTGGCCCGGAAAAGCGCCAGGGGAAACCAAAGACATCGGCGCGGAGAAGTTTCTGGAGCAAAAGGGACCGAACGATGTGAAGCGGCTCGGCAATGTGAGCGAGCCGACCATCACCATCTATTCGCCACCGAAGGACAAGAACACCGGCACCGCGGTCGTTGTGGCGCCCGGTGGGGGTTACAGCATTCTGGCGATCGAGCACGAGGGTTCGGACGTGTGCGCTTGGTTGAACAAGCTCGGCGTCACCGCTGTGCTGCTGAAATACCGCGTGCCGAAGCGCGACGCGCAAGCGCCCGAGAACCTCGCGATGGTGCAGGACGCGCAACGAGCAATTAGCCTCGTTCGCAGCAGACAAAAAGAACTGGGTATCGATCCCACGCGCGTCGGGATGCTCGGGTTCTCTGCGGGCGGGCACCTGACGGTTTGCACCGCGCTCACCAAGAAGCGGATGTACGAGAAGATCGATAAGGCGGACGAGGTCTTCAGTCACGAACCGAATTTCGCGATCCTCGTGTACCCCGCGTACCTCACCGACAAAGAGGGCAAACTGAAGCCGGAATTCGAGGTAAAGGTCGATTCGCCACCGATGTTCTTCGCGCACTCGTCCGACGACCCGGTCACAAGTGAGGGGAGCACCGCGCTTTACATGGCGCTGACGAAGAACAAGGTGCCCGCGGAACTACACCTCTACGCGAGCGGCGGGCACGGGTACGGCATGAAGAAAACTTCGCACCCGTGTGCGGCCTGGCCCGACCGGGCCGGCGATTGGCTGAAAACACGCGGGTTACTCGAAGCGCCGAAGCCGTCGATCGGGACCGGCGACAAGAAGTAG
- a CDS encoding HAD family hydrolase, with the protein MRFHALATDYDGTIAHDGVVDDDTLAALERLKKSGRKLVMVTGRELPDLLAIFPRIDLFDSAVVENGAVIYIPATKEVRVLVEPPPPAFAETLRTRGVTPVSTGHVIVATFEPHENTVLDTIRDMGLELQVIFNKGAVMVLPSGVNKATGLAAALTELGLSPHNAVGVGDAENDHAFLKVCECSAAVANALPAVKDTADIVTAGKRGAGVAQLIDKMVADDLSDLKTLARHRIPVGETEDKQEETIDPAGAGVLVCGTSGSGKSTLTTALMERIADAGYQILVVDPEGDYTNLEFATVLGSHQHAPRPEDIADALKDTKRSIVVNLLGVPLADRPAFFAQLLPRVLEEKARTGRPHWLVVDEAHHMLPAGPNAANLATQLPDRGTLYITVHASAMEPTALQHVGTLLVIGGHPVKTIETFCKATGESKPKCPAVEGDKLPTGDTMMWRRGEKNAVIVHTKPPRTERKRHSRKYAEGNVGPERSFYFRGAEGKLNLKASNLFLFVQLADGVDDETWDFHRKSGDYSKWIRDQIKDNQLADELAEIEADSAAAPKDTRAAVRAAIEARYTLPSDAPSGKID; encoded by the coding sequence ATGCGGTTCCACGCCCTCGCTACCGATTACGACGGCACCATTGCTCACGACGGTGTCGTGGACGACGATACGCTCGCGGCCCTTGAGCGCCTGAAGAAGTCCGGGCGCAAACTCGTGATGGTGACCGGCCGCGAACTACCCGATTTGCTCGCGATCTTCCCGCGCATCGACCTGTTCGACAGCGCCGTCGTCGAGAACGGCGCGGTCATTTACATCCCAGCCACCAAAGAAGTCCGCGTTCTCGTCGAACCCCCTCCGCCCGCGTTCGCGGAAACTCTCCGCACGCGCGGGGTTACGCCGGTCTCCACCGGACACGTCATCGTTGCCACGTTCGAGCCGCACGAAAACACCGTTCTTGACACCATTCGCGACATGGGCCTCGAGTTGCAGGTGATCTTCAACAAGGGCGCCGTGATGGTGTTGCCCTCGGGGGTGAACAAGGCCACGGGCCTCGCCGCGGCGCTCACGGAACTGGGGCTGTCACCGCACAACGCGGTCGGAGTCGGGGACGCGGAGAACGATCACGCATTCCTCAAAGTGTGCGAGTGCTCGGCCGCGGTCGCGAACGCGCTCCCCGCGGTGAAGGACACGGCCGATATCGTGACGGCGGGGAAGCGGGGCGCCGGGGTCGCGCAACTCATCGACAAAATGGTTGCCGACGACCTTTCTGACCTGAAAACGCTTGCCCGACACCGTATTCCTGTGGGCGAAACCGAAGATAAACAGGAAGAAACGATCGACCCGGCGGGGGCCGGCGTACTGGTGTGCGGTACCTCCGGGAGCGGCAAATCGACGCTCACGACCGCGCTCATGGAGCGCATCGCGGACGCCGGGTACCAGATCCTCGTGGTGGACCCCGAGGGCGACTACACCAACCTCGAATTCGCCACTGTGCTCGGCAGCCACCAGCACGCCCCGCGGCCCGAAGACATAGCCGACGCCCTGAAAGACACGAAGCGCTCGATCGTGGTGAACCTGCTCGGCGTTCCGCTCGCCGACCGCCCCGCGTTCTTCGCACAGCTCTTGCCGCGTGTGCTCGAAGAGAAGGCCCGCACGGGGCGCCCGCACTGGCTCGTTGTGGACGAGGCGCACCACATGCTCCCGGCGGGGCCGAACGCGGCGAACCTCGCCACGCAGCTACCCGATCGCGGCACGCTGTACATCACCGTTCACGCGAGTGCAATGGAACCGACCGCGCTCCAACACGTTGGCACGCTGCTCGTGATCGGCGGGCACCCGGTCAAGACGATCGAGACGTTCTGCAAGGCGACCGGCGAAAGTAAGCCGAAGTGCCCGGCGGTTGAGGGGGACAAGCTGCCGACCGGCGACACGATGATGTGGCGCCGCGGGGAGAAGAACGCGGTCATCGTTCACACGAAACCGCCCCGCACCGAGCGCAAGCGGCACTCGCGCAAGTACGCCGAGGGCAACGTCGGCCCGGAGCGGAGCTTCTACTTCCGCGGCGCGGAAGGGAAGTTGAACCTGAAAGCGTCGAACCTGTTCCTGTTCGTGCAACTGGCCGACGGGGTGGACGACGAGACCTGGGACTTCCACCGCAAGAGCGGCGACTACTCGAAGTGGATCCGAGACCAGATCAAGGACAACCAACTCGCCGACGAACTAGCCGAGATCGAAGCGGATTCCGCGGCCGCGCCGAAGGACACCCGCGCCGCGGTCCGCGCCGCGATCGAAGCGCGTTACACACTGCCGAGCGACGCCCCGAGTGGCAAGATTGATTGA
- a CDS encoding ROK family protein — protein MVTPKRPAKRAPKETTALKTGAPPEPEPKPKKPPRPRSILVVDIGGTNLKVLASGETEPRRHPSGPGFTPQQMVEIVRELTTDWKFDAVSIGYPGQVGDHGPRQEPGNLGAGWVGFNYAAAFECPVRIINDAAMQALGSYDGGRMLFLGLGTGLGSTLIAENVIVPLELGNIPEPGGRTLGEILGRRGLKQIGKKRWRRAVAWAVPALMAAMLADYVVIGGGNAKQIKVQPPGSRLSNNLTAFRGGFRLWHLEDVHTLRDGDEQPPEPPKTADWRLI, from the coding sequence ATGGTTACGCCCAAGCGACCCGCCAAACGCGCGCCCAAGGAAACGACGGCGCTGAAAACCGGTGCGCCCCCGGAGCCCGAACCGAAACCGAAGAAGCCGCCGCGACCACGATCCATTCTCGTGGTGGACATCGGCGGAACGAACCTGAAGGTGCTCGCGTCCGGGGAAACGGAACCGCGGCGGCACCCGTCCGGCCCGGGTTTCACCCCGCAGCAGATGGTCGAGATCGTTCGCGAACTCACGACCGACTGGAAGTTCGACGCGGTCTCGATCGGCTACCCCGGTCAAGTCGGCGACCACGGCCCGCGCCAGGAGCCGGGCAATCTCGGTGCCGGCTGGGTCGGGTTCAACTACGCGGCCGCGTTCGAGTGCCCGGTGCGGATCATCAACGACGCCGCGATGCAGGCGCTCGGCAGCTACGACGGCGGGCGGATGCTGTTCTTGGGTTTGGGTACGGGTCTCGGCTCGACGCTCATTGCCGAAAACGTGATCGTACCGCTGGAACTGGGCAACATCCCGGAACCGGGGGGCCGCACGCTCGGCGAGATACTCGGGCGCCGTGGGCTGAAACAGATCGGTAAGAAGCGGTGGCGCAGGGCCGTGGCCTGGGCGGTACCGGCACTGATGGCGGCGATGCTCGCGGACTATGTGGTGATTGGGGGCGGGAACGCGAAGCAAATCAAGGTTCAGCCGCCCGGTTCGCGCTTGAGCAATAATCTGACCGCGTTCCGCGGCGGCTTCCGGCTGTGGCACCTGGAAGACGTTCACACGCTGCGCGACGGTGACGAACAACCGCCCGAGCCACCCAAGACGGCCGACTGGCGCCTGATCTGA
- a CDS encoding 2OG-Fe(II) oxygenase, translating to MRKEFLSERDDLFVVHDFLSPDECDYYIAMTESAGYGDAPITTMSGPVMRKDIRNNDRVMIDDSRIAETIWDRLKIFVPERVQFWLPVGLNERFRFYRYDPGQQFDWHFDGAYERSPLERSAFTFMIYLSGGVAGGATEFNLRSHGGTRSDDPIVRVQPEAGKALVFPHRIYHRGAPVADGRKYVMRTDIMCRWTERVG from the coding sequence ATGCGCAAAGAGTTCCTATCGGAACGCGACGACCTGTTCGTCGTTCACGACTTCCTCTCCCCGGACGAGTGCGATTACTACATCGCGATGACCGAATCCGCGGGCTACGGCGACGCGCCGATCACAACGATGAGCGGCCCCGTTATGCGGAAGGACATTCGCAACAACGACCGCGTGATGATCGACGATTCCCGGATCGCCGAAACGATCTGGGATCGGCTGAAGATATTCGTGCCGGAGCGCGTACAGTTCTGGCTCCCGGTCGGGCTCAACGAGCGGTTCCGGTTCTATCGCTACGATCCGGGGCAGCAGTTCGACTGGCACTTCGACGGCGCTTACGAGCGATCACCGTTGGAGCGGAGCGCGTTCACGTTCATGATCTACCTGAGCGGTGGGGTGGCCGGCGGCGCGACCGAGTTCAATCTGCGCTCCCACGGCGGGACGCGGAGTGACGACCCGATCGTGCGCGTGCAACCGGAGGCGGGCAAGGCGCTGGTGTTCCCGCACCGCATTTACCACCGCGGCGCGCCGGTCGCGGACGGGCGCAAGTACGTGATGCGCACCGACATCATGTGCCGCTGGACCGAACGGGTGGGGTGA
- a CDS encoding response regulator transcription factor: MSTEPTIFVVDDDEAVGRALASAGRLLGHPVRTFTSAAAFLAEHDHDQPGCLVLDMRMPGMTGLELQRALADSGATIPVVMISGHADVRIAVEAMTLGALTLLEKPFRLDELLTHIRRALEKDRTDRAAKQQTADADARLAALTAKEREVLEMIAAGKSNREMADALGLSVRAVEDRRARLMKKVSAGSVAELVKLLAGRVS, translated from the coding sequence GTGAGCACGGAACCGACGATTTTTGTGGTCGATGACGACGAGGCCGTCGGCCGCGCGCTGGCGAGCGCGGGAAGGTTACTCGGGCACCCGGTCCGCACGTTCACATCGGCCGCCGCGTTCCTCGCCGAGCACGATCACGACCAGCCCGGGTGCCTCGTCCTCGATATGCGGATGCCGGGGATGACGGGATTGGAGCTCCAGCGCGCGCTCGCCGACTCCGGTGCAACAATTCCCGTGGTCATGATTAGCGGGCACGCGGACGTGCGGATCGCGGTGGAAGCGATGACGCTCGGCGCGCTCACGCTGTTGGAAAAGCCGTTCCGGTTAGACGAATTGCTCACGCACATCCGGCGCGCGCTGGAGAAAGACCGGACCGATCGTGCTGCAAAACAGCAGACCGCGGACGCGGACGCCCGGCTCGCGGCTCTCACCGCGAAGGAGCGCGAAGTGCTGGAAATGATCGCGGCCGGGAAATCGAACCGGGAAATGGCCGACGCACTCGGACTCAGCGTCCGGGCCGTGGAGGACCGGCGCGCCCGGCTCATGAAGAAGGTGAGCGCCGGGTCCGTCGCGGAACTGGTGAAATTGCTCGCGGGGCGCGTTTCGTAA
- a CDS encoding sensor histidine kinase: MMRRVRATRPAVLALVLVATVFAVDLCLPLGVASAVPYTFAVLIALGAKPAWVGPTVAVLCAVLTFAKMEIVPERGNTEMWKVIVNRCLALFAIGMTTLLGVLRRRAEAKVRQHEADLARMSRLAVAGELATVLAHELNQPLAAVCLQADMAALLATESTSGELRAALDEVAEQSHRAAEIVRSIRHTVRRTSAERGSVDLNEVVRVVARLLDWRARRTGVSVELHLAADPLPPTYGDRVQLEQVLFNLLQNAIEAVEAGSGPRTVVMETLPEGDWLTVRVRDTGPGLADPKRAFEQFYTTKPDGMGLGLAISRSIVVTHGGALTAATRPEGGAELTCVLPIYREEKA; encoded by the coding sequence ATGATGCGCCGAGTTCGAGCAACGCGCCCTGCGGTACTCGCGCTCGTGTTGGTCGCGACCGTATTCGCAGTGGACTTGTGCCTCCCGCTCGGCGTAGCGAGCGCGGTGCCGTACACGTTCGCGGTGCTCATCGCGCTGGGCGCGAAACCCGCGTGGGTCGGGCCGACGGTGGCCGTGCTCTGTGCGGTGCTGACCTTCGCGAAGATGGAAATCGTGCCCGAACGCGGCAACACGGAGATGTGGAAGGTGATCGTGAACCGGTGCCTCGCGCTGTTCGCGATCGGGATGACGACCCTCCTCGGGGTGCTCCGGCGCCGGGCCGAAGCGAAGGTCCGGCAGCACGAAGCGGACCTCGCCCGGATGAGCCGGTTGGCCGTCGCGGGCGAACTGGCCACGGTTCTCGCGCACGAACTGAACCAGCCGCTCGCCGCGGTGTGCCTCCAGGCGGACATGGCCGCGCTCCTGGCGACCGAGTCAACGTCCGGCGAACTGAGGGCCGCGCTGGACGAAGTCGCGGAGCAGTCGCACCGGGCGGCCGAGATCGTGCGCTCGATCCGCCACACGGTTCGGCGCACCAGCGCCGAGCGCGGGTCAGTAGACTTAAACGAGGTCGTGCGCGTCGTGGCGCGACTCCTCGACTGGCGCGCGCGGCGGACCGGGGTGAGTGTGGAACTGCATTTGGCCGCCGACCCGCTCCCCCCAACGTATGGCGACCGCGTGCAACTCGAGCAGGTACTCTTTAACCTGCTTCAGAACGCGATCGAAGCCGTTGAAGCCGGTAGCGGCCCGAGGACCGTTGTCATGGAAACGTTACCGGAAGGCGACTGGCTCACCGTTCGCGTGCGCGACACCGGTCCGGGGTTGGCCGATCCGAAGCGCGCGTTCGAGCAGTTCTACACCACAAAGCCCGACGGCATGGGGCTCGGGCTCGCGATCAGTCGGTCCATTGTGGTTACCCACGGCGGCGCCCTGACGGCCGCGACGCGGCCCGAAGGTGGGGCGGAGCTCACCTGCGTGCTGCCGATCTACCGGGAGGAAAAGGCGTGA
- the cobA gene encoding uroporphyrinogen-III C-methyltransferase, giving the protein MGRFASAGVVYLVGAGPGAPDLITVRGLRVLRSADVVLHDALVSPELLEEVGPHAELVSVGKRGYCVGSAKQETINDALVRFARAGKSVCRLKCGDPCVFGRGGEEAEVLAEAGVPFEIVPGVTSAAGACAAAGIPITHRAAGQAIALVTGHHDPDSPDCTLDWSALARMPGVVFYMGVRHVAKIAAKLNDSGLSSSTPAAVIESGTLPAQRVLVGDLNDIGGRVEAATIRGPAIFVIGEVVRFREKLLGLAANATAAPGPTSTEFVRSTD; this is encoded by the coding sequence GTGGGCCGGTTCGCGTCAGCAGGGGTGGTGTATCTGGTCGGGGCCGGTCCCGGCGCCCCGGACCTCATCACTGTACGCGGGCTCCGCGTCCTGCGGTCCGCTGATGTCGTACTTCACGACGCGCTCGTCTCCCCCGAGCTGCTCGAAGAAGTCGGCCCGCACGCGGAACTCGTTTCGGTCGGGAAGCGCGGGTACTGCGTCGGCTCCGCCAAGCAAGAAACGATCAACGACGCGCTCGTGCGGTTCGCCCGCGCGGGCAAATCGGTGTGCCGATTAAAGTGCGGCGACCCGTGCGTCTTCGGGCGCGGCGGCGAAGAAGCCGAGGTGCTCGCGGAAGCCGGCGTGCCGTTCGAGATCGTCCCGGGCGTGACGTCGGCCGCGGGCGCGTGTGCCGCGGCGGGCATCCCGATCACGCACCGCGCCGCGGGGCAGGCGATCGCACTCGTAACCGGGCACCACGACCCCGATTCACCGGACTGCACCCTCGACTGGAGCGCCCTCGCACGGATGCCGGGCGTGGTGTTTTACATGGGCGTGCGCCACGTCGCGAAGATCGCGGCGAAGTTGAACGACAGCGGGCTCTCCTCGAGCACGCCGGCCGCGGTGATCGAGTCCGGCACGCTCCCCGCCCAGCGCGTTCTCGTGGGCGACCTGAACGACATCGGTGGCCGGGTCGAAGCCGCCACGATTCGCGGTCCGGCGATCTTCGTCATCGGCGAGGTCGTCCGCTTCCGCGAAAAGCTACTCGGGCTCGCGGCCAACGCGACCGCTGCGCCGGGACCGACCTCAACAGAATTTGTCCGCTCAACCGACTGA
- the nirB gene encoding nitrite reductase large subunit NirB, whose translation MIRALHPQKPKLVVIGNGMAGARLLEDVLACDPSRFDITVFGDEPYGNYNRILLSNVLNGTQDAKEIFLNPLAWYEENGITLHAGKRVTKIDREAKLVYAEDFSVEYDYLVFATGSKPFIPPIPGTPLHGVFAFRTLDDCRNIAEYAKGRKTAVVIGGGLLGLEAAKGLMTHNVEVTVVEMSPWLMSVQLDEAGGKVLGQTIANLGIKARAGTVTKELLGHMNVTGVKFADGSEIPADMVVISAGIRPNSELAKECGITCDKAIVVDDQLRTNDPAVFGVGECVQHNGMIYGLVAPLWEQTKVLAKVLTGADATATYTGSKIATKLKVMGVELASMGRINDLQPTDEVVQFSEPARQVYWKAIIRDGKVSAACLLGDLAPADDLMRLFHAGAPVPDRRLELFFTAGSAKKEVSLADLPDSHQICDCNGVCKGTIVTAIKGGKCTVPAVGKATRAGTGCGSCKTLVKGLIEAVAGGVKADPSESWFVAAVPLDKPSLVAEVKARGLKSVSAVLRELGAGDDEKSRNGLASMLKSIWGTEYIDERDSRFINDRVHANIQKDGTFSVIPRIYGGITTAEDLIKIGHVAKKYAVPMVKFTGGQRIDLLGIRKEDLPGVWADLGMPSGHAYTKALRTVKTCVGSEFCRYGTNDSTGLGIDLEKRFQGFEFPAKVKLAVSGCPRNCAESTVKDVGVIATEGGEWEVSVGGAAGAHVRKTEVLCRVTTKEDALRVIGRFLIYYRDNAKWLERTYDFVPRLGIEKVREIIVNDALGICAALDVEVEKTVAAYVDPWLERDQPVYAGQFEDTKRVPLPVL comes from the coding sequence ATGATTCGCGCACTCCACCCGCAGAAGCCGAAGCTGGTCGTGATCGGGAACGGGATGGCCGGGGCACGGCTACTCGAAGACGTGCTCGCGTGCGACCCGTCCCGGTTCGACATCACCGTGTTCGGCGATGAACCCTACGGCAATTATAACCGCATCCTCCTGTCGAATGTGCTCAACGGCACCCAGGACGCGAAGGAAATCTTCCTCAACCCGCTCGCGTGGTACGAGGAGAACGGCATCACCCTACACGCCGGGAAGCGCGTGACGAAGATCGACCGTGAGGCGAAACTCGTCTACGCGGAAGACTTCTCGGTCGAGTACGACTACCTCGTGTTCGCAACGGGCAGCAAGCCGTTCATCCCACCGATCCCGGGTACGCCGCTCCACGGGGTGTTCGCGTTCCGCACGCTGGACGACTGCCGCAACATCGCCGAGTACGCGAAGGGGCGCAAGACCGCGGTCGTGATCGGTGGTGGGCTACTCGGGTTGGAAGCCGCCAAGGGGCTGATGACGCACAACGTCGAGGTCACGGTCGTCGAAATGAGCCCGTGGCTGATGAGCGTGCAACTCGACGAGGCCGGCGGAAAAGTACTCGGCCAGACCATCGCGAACCTCGGCATCAAGGCGCGCGCCGGCACGGTCACGAAGGAACTGCTTGGCCACATGAACGTGACCGGCGTGAAGTTCGCGGACGGCTCCGAGATCCCCGCCGACATGGTGGTGATCTCCGCCGGCATCCGGCCGAACTCGGAACTCGCGAAAGAGTGTGGCATCACCTGCGACAAAGCGATCGTCGTGGACGACCAGCTCCGCACGAACGACCCGGCGGTGTTCGGAGTGGGCGAGTGCGTTCAACACAACGGGATGATCTACGGTCTCGTGGCCCCGCTGTGGGAGCAGACGAAGGTGCTCGCGAAGGTGCTCACCGGTGCGGACGCGACCGCGACCTACACCGGCTCGAAGATTGCGACCAAGCTCAAGGTGATGGGCGTCGAACTCGCGAGCATGGGGCGCATCAACGACCTCCAGCCGACCGACGAAGTGGTGCAGTTCAGCGAGCCGGCGCGCCAGGTTTACTGGAAGGCCATCATTCGCGACGGAAAGGTGAGCGCCGCGTGTCTCCTCGGTGACCTCGCACCCGCGGACGACCTCATGCGTCTGTTCCACGCGGGGGCACCCGTGCCCGACCGCCGGCTCGAACTCTTCTTCACCGCGGGATCGGCGAAAAAGGAAGTCTCGCTCGCGGACCTGCCCGACTCGCACCAAATCTGCGACTGCAACGGCGTGTGCAAGGGCACCATCGTTACGGCGATCAAGGGGGGCAAGTGTACCGTCCCCGCGGTCGGTAAGGCGACGCGCGCCGGCACCGGCTGCGGTTCGTGCAAGACGCTCGTAAAGGGGCTGATCGAAGCGGTCGCGGGCGGCGTGAAGGCCGACCCGAGCGAGTCGTGGTTCGTCGCGGCCGTCCCGCTCGACAAACCGTCACTCGTCGCGGAAGTAAAGGCCCGCGGGCTGAAGAGCGTGTCCGCGGTGCTCCGCGAACTCGGCGCGGGCGACGACGAGAAGAGTCGAAACGGGCTGGCGTCGATGCTCAAGAGCATTTGGGGCACGGAGTACATCGACGAGCGCGACAGCCGGTTCATCAACGACCGCGTTCACGCGAACATCCAGAAGGACGGCACGTTCTCGGTGATCCCGCGCATCTACGGCGGCATCACCACGGCCGAAGACCTCATCAAGATCGGGCACGTCGCGAAGAAGTACGCGGTGCCGATGGTGAAATTCACGGGCGGTCAGCGCATCGACTTGCTCGGCATCAGGAAGGAAGACCTGCCCGGCGTGTGGGCCGATCTCGGGATGCCCAGCGGACACGCCTACACGAAGGCGCTTCGCACCGTGAAGACCTGCGTCGGCAGCGAGTTCTGCCGGTACGGAACGAACGACAGCACCGGCCTCGGGATCGATCTGGAGAAGCGGTTCCAGGGGTTCGAGTTCCCGGCGAAGGTGAAACTCGCGGTGAGCGGGTGCCCGCGGAACTGTGCCGAATCGACCGTCAAGGACGTCGGCGTGATCGCCACAGAGGGCGGCGAATGGGAAGTGAGCGTCGGCGGTGCGGCCGGCGCGCACGTCCGCAAGACCGAGGTACTGTGCCGCGTGACCACGAAGGAAGACGCGCTCCGCGTGATCGGCCGGTTCCTTATCTACTACCGCGACAACGCGAAGTGGCTCGAGCGCACCTACGACTTCGTCCCGCGGCTCGGCATCGAGAAGGTGCGCGAAATCATTGTGAACGACGCGCTCGGGATCTGTGCCGCGCTCGATGTGGAAGTGGAGAAGACAGTCGCGGCCTACGTCGACCCGTGGCTGGAGCGCGACCAGCCCGTGTACGCCGGCCAGTTCGAGGACACGAAGCGGGTACCGCTCCCGGTGCTGTGA
- a CDS encoding Rieske (2Fe-2S) protein, which yields MTATVTRVQLCTLADLPTGLGRGFEVGGRPIAVFLGREGQVFAVDGKCPHKSGPLADGMLIGEQVVCPLHAFRFDGNSGACDQESVCGIQAYATEVRDGTVFVTVPLS from the coding sequence ATGACAGCCACTGTTACGCGAGTCCAACTCTGCACGCTCGCCGACCTCCCGACCGGACTCGGGCGCGGGTTCGAGGTCGGCGGGCGCCCGATCGCAGTGTTCCTCGGGCGCGAGGGCCAGGTGTTCGCGGTCGACGGCAAGTGCCCGCACAAGAGCGGCCCGCTCGCGGACGGGATGCTGATCGGCGAGCAGGTGGTGTGTCCGTTGCACGCCTTCCGCTTCGACGGAAACTCGGGCGCGTGCGACCAGGAGAGCGTGTGCGGGATCCAGGCCTATGCGACCGAAGTGCGCGACGGCACGGTGTTCGTAACGGTGCCGCTGTCGTGA